In a single window of the Persephonella sp. KM09-Lau-8 genome:
- a CDS encoding toxic anion resistance protein — protein sequence MQNTNNDLIFVTKTFEKKVKDLIKDEKTKDIAKKLEELKNQLKLISPDHIQQKRLPKPIKTILPSFIQNLLETPIEKVLETIKENYETVEEAVKDIERYLYLARDNLLLDIEELKIFRQKLEEFIRKIDQKTAETEKQLEELNKKKRELEEKALSGKDITMEILEIDSQLFETSQELQDLQTIKQAIGQGIISIHQLIDTNKALITAIERTIKVSKITINIGIILRQAISNQSKAIKAVQDTQNFASNLLLENANTLKSQTKDIQKLYTQPVLALDKVKEAYKTLISAIEEFENIKKQGHKIAMENIKTLEEMNKELETKLKTL from the coding sequence ATGCAAAACACAAATAACGATTTAATCTTCGTAACCAAAACCTTCGAAAAAAAAGTCAAAGACCTAATAAAAGACGAGAAAACAAAAGATATAGCTAAAAAACTTGAAGAACTAAAAAACCAGTTAAAACTCATATCTCCCGACCATATCCAACAAAAAAGACTTCCAAAGCCAATAAAAACTATCCTCCCGTCTTTCATCCAAAACTTACTAGAGACACCAATAGAAAAAGTCCTGGAAACAATAAAAGAAAATTACGAAACAGTGGAGGAAGCAGTTAAAGATATAGAAAGATACTTATACTTAGCCAGAGACAACCTCTTACTGGACATAGAAGAATTAAAAATATTCAGACAAAAACTTGAAGAATTTATTAGAAAAATAGATCAAAAAACAGCAGAAACAGAAAAACAACTAGAAGAACTTAACAAAAAAAAGAGAGAATTGGAAGAAAAAGCCCTCTCCGGCAAAGATATAACAATGGAAATTCTCGAAATAGACAGTCAACTTTTCGAAACTTCCCAGGAACTCCAGGATCTCCAAACTATCAAACAAGCAATTGGACAAGGAATCATATCAATTCATCAGCTCATAGATACAAACAAAGCTCTAATAACTGCAATAGAAAGAACCATAAAAGTTTCAAAAATCACCATAAACATAGGAATTATCCTTAGGCAAGCTATATCCAACCAATCAAAAGCCATTAAAGCGGTGCAAGATACCCAAAATTTTGCATCGAACTTACTGCTCGAAAACGCAAATACTTTAAAGTCTCAAACAAAAGATATTCAAAAGCTCTATACCCAGCCAGTTCTGGCATTAGACAAAGTAAAAGAAGCATACAAAACACTTATATCTGCTATAGAAGAATTTGAAAATATAAAAAAGCAAGGCCATAAAATAGCAATGGAAAACATAAAAACCTTAGAAGAAATGAACAAAGAACTTGAAACAAAACTAAAAACCTTATAG
- a CDS encoding prohibitin family protein: MSQNTYETILKKMTKPGIIIFTALIAFLILNPFVIIESGTVGVKATLGKFDNQELMPGFHLKTPIADRIIEVDTKVHTINYKGDKDLPDKRGVIFKPSINVLDERGLPVRIELTAQYRVIPDQASELLQEWGRNWEYKLVNPTIRDVVRDVIGQYPAEKLPVKRQEIAIKIEQGIKENMRKTSKGKIEVIGVQLRDIKLPPRIAQKIEEVQIAKQEAEKMKYVEEKAKKEQEVRKIRAESEKIEKIIRAEGEAERKIKEAEGKAKAKILEAEAQAKANKLLSQSIDQNILKWKNLQVQEKLMEAIKENKNNNIFLNTPQGNMHYWVK, encoded by the coding sequence ATGAGTCAAAACACCTATGAAACAATATTAAAGAAAATGACAAAACCCGGAATTATCATCTTTACAGCACTTATAGCATTTCTCATCTTAAACCCTTTCGTAATCATAGAAAGCGGAACTGTAGGCGTAAAAGCAACATTAGGAAAATTCGACAATCAAGAACTTATGCCAGGATTCCACCTAAAAACCCCTATCGCAGATAGAATAATAGAAGTAGACACAAAAGTTCACACTATAAACTATAAAGGAGACAAGGACCTTCCTGACAAACGTGGAGTAATCTTTAAACCCTCAATAAACGTCCTAGACGAAAGAGGACTTCCTGTAAGAATAGAACTCACGGCTCAATATAGAGTTATTCCAGACCAAGCATCCGAGCTCTTGCAAGAATGGGGAAGAAACTGGGAATATAAACTTGTAAACCCAACAATAAGAGATGTTGTTAGGGATGTAATAGGACAATACCCTGCTGAAAAACTTCCTGTAAAAAGACAGGAAATAGCGATAAAAATAGAGCAAGGTATCAAAGAAAACATGAGAAAAACATCAAAAGGAAAAATTGAAGTAATAGGAGTTCAGCTAAGAGATATCAAATTACCTCCTCGCATAGCACAGAAAATAGAGGAAGTCCAGATAGCCAAACAGGAAGCTGAGAAAATGAAATACGTAGAAGAAAAAGCCAAGAAAGAACAAGAAGTCAGAAAAATCAGAGCTGAAAGCGAAAAAATAGAAAAAATCATAAGAGCAGAAGGAGAAGCTGAAAGAAAAATAAAAGAGGCTGAAGGTAAAGCAAAAGCAAAAATTCTGGAAGCAGAAGCTCAGGCAAAAGCTAACAAACTCTTAAGTCAATCTATCGATCAAAACATCTTAAAATGGAAAAACCTGCAAGTACAAGAAAAGCTAATGGAAGCAATAAAGGAGAATAAAAACAACAACATCTTCCTAAACACCCCACAAGGAAACATGCACTATTGGGTTAAATAA